The following coding sequences are from one Seonamhaeicola sp. ML3 window:
- a CDS encoding thioredoxin family protein — MNATIKTAIENSMSYASYRELVMHLVEAEDTTGVEKSESRINFTKLNNRRMKRWDKTLKVDEKAQKLIADFNDKITWLVITESWCGDAAHVIPMLNKIAELNPNIDMRLVLRDEHKDLIGMFLTNGGEAIPKVIMIDDETGTVLDTYGPRPSEATGYVNRFKAANGALTAQFKEDLQHWYNNDRGLTIVEDITEKLCKFQPSFCR; from the coding sequence ATGAATGCAACTATAAAAACAGCCATCGAAAACAGTATGTCTTATGCCTCTTACAGGGAACTTGTAATGCATTTGGTTGAAGCTGAAGATACAACAGGAGTTGAAAAAAGTGAATCGAGAATTAATTTTACAAAACTTAATAATCGAAGAATGAAAAGATGGGACAAAACGTTGAAGGTGGATGAAAAAGCACAAAAACTTATAGCAGATTTTAACGATAAGATTACTTGGTTAGTGATAACAGAAAGTTGGTGTGGCGATGCTGCTCATGTCATTCCTATGTTGAATAAAATAGCAGAATTGAATCCCAACATAGATATGCGATTGGTTTTAAGAGATGAGCATAAAGATTTAATAGGAATGTTCTTGACCAATGGCGGCGAAGCTATTCCAAAAGTGATTATGATTGATGATGAAACAGGAACAGTTTTGGATACTTACGGACCAAGGCCAAGTGAAGCTACAGGTTATGTAAATAGATTCAAGGCTGCTAATGGAGCACTAACAGCTCAATTTAAAGAAGATTTGCAGCATTGGTACAATAATGACCGGGGACTAACAATAGTAGAAGATATCACCGAAAAGTTGTGTAAATTCCAACCTAGTTTTTGCCGATAA
- a CDS encoding DUF3098 domain-containing protein produces MGEKKRKETAKTTFIFGKKNYKFMFIGLGCIALGFILMSGGGSDDPNVFNPEIFSWRRIRLAPALVLLGFGIQIYAILLNPDKK; encoded by the coding sequence ATGGGAGAAAAAAAACGAAAAGAAACCGCTAAAACAACCTTCATATTTGGTAAAAAGAACTATAAATTCATGTTTATAGGATTGGGCTGTATTGCACTTGGTTTTATTTTAATGTCTGGTGGTGGTAGTGATGACCCTAATGTTTTTAACCCTGAAATATTTTCTTGGAGGCGTATACGCTTAGCTCCTGCTCTGGTTTTACTTGGTTTTGGCATTCAGATTTATGCTATTCTTCTGAATCCCGACAAGAAGTAG
- a CDS encoding DUF2490 domain-containing protein — translation MRFIKKLIYTLLFFINITAFSQNELEALGETAIALNHKVSDTYDVNFSLRSRYFLFDENLQYTQQQLDVFHFSTFKLNFIHKLSLGFYYRNRDWFESGSDELRFMQQFAFIKQRLGVRYGHRFRFEQRIFDNFTAFRPRYRFAVDFPLNGEKLDIGETYFIGSTETLLSLSEKRSPLFDQRFTSQIGWQVNQGLKLQSGLEYRLESYNISSKNNLYLLTSAIIKI, via the coding sequence ATGCGCTTTATTAAAAAACTCATCTACACATTATTATTCTTCATAAATATTACGGCTTTTTCACAAAATGAACTAGAAGCTCTTGGTGAAACCGCCATTGCATTAAATCATAAGGTTTCTGACACTTACGATGTAAATTTTAGTCTAAGAAGTCGGTATTTCCTATTTGATGAGAATCTGCAATATACCCAACAGCAATTAGATGTTTTTCATTTTTCAACATTTAAATTGAACTTTATTCACAAATTAAGCCTTGGCTTTTATTACCGTAATCGCGATTGGTTTGAATCTGGCAGTGACGAACTTCGTTTCATGCAGCAATTCGCGTTTATTAAACAACGGCTTGGAGTTCGTTATGGGCATAGATTTCGTTTTGAACAACGTATATTCGATAACTTTACGGCTTTTAGACCAAGATACCGATTTGCCGTAGATTTCCCTTTGAACGGTGAAAAACTCGATATTGGAGAAACCTATTTTATTGGAAGCACAGAAACACTTTTAAGCCTTAGTGAAAAACGGTCTCCATTATTTGACCAAAGATTTACATCTCAAATAGGCTGGCAGGTAAATCAGGGTCTAAAACTACAAAGCGGTCTCGAATATCGTCTTGAAAGCTACAATATTAGCTCTAAAAACAATCTTTACCTCTTAACTTCGGCTATTATTAAAATATAA
- a CDS encoding leucine--tRNA ligase has product MKYNFNEIEAKWQKYWAENQTFKAENESDKPKYYVLDMFPYPSGAGLHVGHPLGYIASDIYARYKRHKGFNVLHPQGYDSFGLPAEQYAIQTGQHPAITTKENIATYRRQLDQIGFSFDWSREVRTSDPKYYKWTQWIFIQLFESWFNYDSNKAEDISELVKIFEAEGNANVNAACDDNVDGFTAEDWNGLTPEEQQNILLQYRLTYLAETEVNWCPALGTVLANDEIVNGVSERGGHPVIRKKMTQWSMRISAYAERLLQGLDTIDWTDSLKESQRNWIGKSVGASAIFNVNGHDETIEVFTTRPDTIFGVSFMTLAPEHDLVSKITTPEQKAEVEAYIEATSKRSERDRMSDVKTISGVFTGAYAEHPFTKEPIQIWIGDYVLASYGTGAVMAVPCGDQRDYDFAKHFGIDIPNIFEGVDISEEAFADKDKTIIANSDFINGMNYKKATKRVIYELEQIGQGEGKTNYRLRDAVFSRQRYWGEPFPVYYVNGLPQMIDTEYLPIELPEVEKYLPTETGEPPLGNATVWAWDTTKNEVVSNDLINNETVFPLELNTMPGWAGSSQYFNRYMDPHNEDAIFSKEAIDYWQQVDLYIGGSEHATGHLLYSRFWQKFMFDKGYVGHDEYAKKLINQGMILGTSAFIREIITDNNEKVYLSSDFLEGSDFIDSTFSEWEEAERILVSKGIDLSKINIENSRLIHIDVSALKGNTEVELSRLENWRVEFKGATFIRGKNNEFHCKRDVEKMSKSKYNVVNPDNICEDYGADSLRLYEMFLGPLEQYKPWNTSGITGVHGFLKKLWKLYFDDNGLKVTDTEPTKDSLKTLHKTIKKVEEDIENFSFNTSVSTFMIAVNELTAQKCNSKAILEPLLVLISPYAPHIAEELWSALGNTESISTAPFPEFDENHLVESSKNYPISFNGKMRFTMELPLDMSKEDIEKAVLDFEKTKDQLQGCTPKKVIVVPGKIVNIVG; this is encoded by the coding sequence ATGAAATACAATTTCAACGAGATAGAAGCTAAATGGCAAAAGTATTGGGCAGAAAACCAAACATTTAAAGCTGAGAACGAAAGTGATAAGCCTAAGTATTATGTTTTGGATATGTTTCCTTACCCAAGTGGGGCAGGGCTTCATGTTGGGCATCCTTTAGGGTATATCGCTTCAGATATTTATGCGCGTTATAAACGTCACAAAGGCTTTAATGTGTTGCATCCTCAAGGCTATGATTCTTTCGGGTTGCCAGCCGAACAATATGCCATTCAAACTGGACAGCATCCCGCGATTACCACAAAGGAAAATATAGCAACCTATCGTCGTCAGTTAGATCAAATTGGTTTTTCATTCGATTGGTCTCGTGAAGTAAGAACCTCAGACCCTAAATATTACAAATGGACGCAGTGGATTTTCATCCAATTGTTCGAATCGTGGTTTAATTATGATTCTAACAAAGCTGAAGATATTTCAGAATTGGTCAAAATATTTGAAGCCGAAGGTAACGCCAATGTAAATGCCGCTTGTGATGATAATGTTGATGGGTTTACCGCTGAAGACTGGAATGGTTTAACTCCCGAAGAGCAACAAAATATATTGCTGCAATACCGTTTAACCTACTTGGCTGAAACCGAAGTGAATTGGTGTCCAGCTTTAGGAACCGTGTTGGCTAATGATGAAATTGTAAATGGTGTTTCAGAGCGAGGTGGCCATCCTGTTATTAGAAAGAAAATGACTCAATGGAGTATGCGTATTTCTGCTTATGCCGAACGATTGCTTCAAGGATTGGATACTATAGATTGGACAGATTCTCTAAAGGAAAGCCAACGTAACTGGATTGGAAAATCTGTTGGTGCTTCTGCAATCTTCAACGTTAATGGGCATGACGAAACTATTGAAGTCTTCACTACACGTCCCGATACCATTTTCGGAGTAAGTTTTATGACACTCGCTCCAGAACATGATTTAGTTTCTAAAATCACGACACCAGAGCAGAAAGCCGAGGTGGAGGCTTATATTGAAGCCACGTCTAAGCGAAGTGAACGCGATAGAATGTCTGATGTAAAGACCATTTCTGGTGTGTTTACTGGGGCTTATGCAGAACATCCGTTTACCAAAGAGCCAATTCAAATCTGGATTGGTGATTACGTGTTGGCTAGCTACGGAACAGGAGCTGTTATGGCGGTACCTTGTGGAGACCAGCGTGATTACGATTTTGCTAAACATTTCGGGATTGACATTCCTAACATTTTTGAAGGCGTTGATATTTCAGAAGAGGCTTTTGCAGATAAAGACAAGACAATTATTGCCAATAGTGATTTCATTAACGGCATGAACTATAAAAAAGCTACCAAACGCGTTATTTACGAATTGGAGCAAATTGGACAAGGCGAAGGAAAAACCAATTACCGTTTACGCGATGCTGTGTTTAGCCGTCAGCGTTATTGGGGAGAGCCATTCCCTGTGTATTATGTGAATGGTTTGCCACAAATGATTGACACAGAGTATTTACCAATTGAATTACCAGAAGTTGAAAAATATCTTCCAACCGAAACGGGTGAGCCACCATTAGGAAACGCCACCGTTTGGGCTTGGGATACAACTAAGAATGAAGTTGTTTCTAACGATTTGATTAACAACGAGACTGTGTTTCCGTTGGAATTGAATACCATGCCAGGGTGGGCAGGAAGTTCACAGTACTTTAACCGTTACATGGACCCACATAATGAGGATGCTATTTTCTCGAAAGAAGCCATTGATTATTGGCAGCAAGTAGATTTATATATTGGAGGTTCAGAGCATGCTACGGGGCACTTATTATACTCGCGTTTTTGGCAAAAGTTTATGTTCGATAAAGGTTATGTTGGGCATGATGAGTATGCAAAAAAACTGATCAACCAAGGGATGATACTTGGGACCAGTGCTTTCATTCGTGAAATTATCACTGATAATAATGAAAAAGTATATCTTTCATCAGACTTCTTAGAAGGGTCTGATTTTATAGATTCAACTTTTTCAGAATGGGAGGAAGCTGAAAGAATCTTAGTGTCTAAAGGGATTGACTTAAGTAAAATAAACATTGAAAATTCAAGGTTAATCCATATTGATGTTAGTGCTCTAAAAGGTAATACAGAAGTTGAACTTTCTAGATTAGAGAATTGGAGAGTTGAATTTAAAGGAGCTACCTTTATTAGAGGGAAAAATAATGAATTTCACTGTAAAAGAGACGTTGAAAAAATGTCCAAATCTAAATACAACGTTGTGAACCCAGACAATATCTGCGAAGACTACGGTGCTGATAGTTTACGTCTTTACGAAATGTTCTTAGGGCCTTTAGAGCAATACAAGCCTTGGAACACTTCTGGTATTACGGGTGTTCATGGCTTCTTGAAGAAATTGTGGAAGTTGTATTTTGATGATAACGGACTAAAAGTTACTGATACAGAACCTACTAAAGATAGCTTAAAAACACTTCATAAAACCATTAAAAAGGTAGAGGAGGATATTGAGAATTTCTCGTTCAATACCTCAGTATCTACCTTTATGATTGCGGTTAATGAACTAACAGCTCAAAAGTGTAATTCTAAAGCTATTTTGGAACCATTGTTAGTTTTGATATCTCCCTATGCGCCACATATTGCAGAGGAACTGTGGAGCGCCTTAGGTAATACAGAGTCGATTTCAACAGCACCTTTCCCAGAATTTGACGAGAATCATTTAGTGGAGAGCAGTAAAAATTACCCCATATCATTCAATGGTAAAATGCGTTTCACTATGGAATTGCCTTTAGATATGAGTAAAGAAGACATAGAAAAGGCTGTTTTGGATTTTGAGAAAACTAAAGATCAATTACAAGGGTGCACACCTAAAAAGGTAATTGTGGTACCTGGCAAGATTGTAAATATAGTAGGATAA
- a CDS encoding DNA-3-methyladenine glycosylase I yields the protein MCKIKRCDWCKGDPLYEKYHDEEWGVPVFDDQILFEFLVLETFQAGLSWITILRKRENFRKAFDNFDFNVISRYNQDKIDTLLMDAGIVRNKLKVNATVTNARAFIDTQKEFGSFSNYIWNFVDGKPIKNKFSSLSEVPANTPLSDKISKDLKTRGFKFVGTTVVYAFMQATGIVNDHLTNCFRYDEV from the coding sequence ATGTGTAAAATAAAGCGGTGTGATTGGTGCAAAGGCGATCCTCTTTATGAGAAATATCATGATGAGGAATGGGGAGTACCCGTTTTTGACGACCAAATTTTATTCGAATTTTTAGTTTTGGAAACATTCCAAGCTGGACTAAGTTGGATCACTATTTTACGTAAACGCGAAAATTTCAGAAAAGCATTTGACAACTTTGACTTTAATGTGATTTCAAGGTATAACCAAGATAAAATAGATACACTGCTTATGGACGCTGGAATTGTAAGAAATAAATTGAAAGTGAATGCTACAGTTACAAATGCCAGAGCTTTTATAGATACTCAAAAAGAATTTGGCAGTTTTAGTAATTATATTTGGAACTTTGTTGATGGCAAGCCTATAAAGAATAAGTTTTCAAGCCTGTCTGAAGTACCTGCCAACACACCTTTAAGCGACAAAATAAGCAAAGACTTAAAGACACGTGGATTTAAATTCGTGGGCACCACAGTGGTATACGCCTTTATGCAAGCTACTGGAATAGTAAATGACCACCTAACAAACTGTTTTAGATATGATGAAGTTTAG
- a CDS encoding SemiSWEET family sugar transporter: MEVFKIDYIEIIGLIAAVLTTAAFLPQVYKTWKTKDVESFSLPMFLVFFIGILFWLIYGILVKSIAMILANSITVVSSFLLLYFKIKYSKR, translated from the coding sequence ATGGAGGTTTTCAAAATAGACTACATCGAAATCATAGGCTTAATAGCAGCTGTTTTAACCACGGCGGCCTTTTTGCCTCAGGTGTATAAAACTTGGAAAACAAAAGATGTGGAATCCTTTTCCCTTCCCATGTTTCTTGTTTTTTTTATTGGGATTCTATTTTGGCTTATCTATGGTATTTTAGTGAAAAGTATTGCTATGATTTTGGCCAATTCCATCACTGTTGTTTCTTCATTTTTATTGCTTTACTTCAAAATTAAGTATAGCAAACGTTAG
- a CDS encoding ABC transporter permease has translation MSSYYEKQQKRRLISSYFSVVLSIALVLFLLGLLGIVLLNAKKVSDHFKEQVVLTIYLKENTKEVELKQLEKSLAMSDYVKSTEYVSKEQAAEFMKAETGEDFMDFVGYNPLQNSIDVHLKADYVTSEHLEMISREALSKKFVEEVSYDNDLVNLMNDNVKKISFWVLIISVLFTVIAVLLINSSLRLSVYSKRFTIKTMQMVGATKQFIRRPFIWKSIRLGIIGATIALIGMAIVFYYLNQTFPELELMNNIVLIGLLFVFVFALGILITWLSTHFATQRFLNLRTDELYY, from the coding sequence ATGAGCTCTTACTACGAAAAACAGCAAAAACGCCGACTTATTTCTTCTTATTTTTCTGTTGTTCTTAGTATTGCATTAGTCTTGTTTTTACTGGGCCTTTTGGGCATTGTACTCTTAAATGCCAAGAAAGTTTCAGATCATTTTAAAGAACAAGTTGTACTTACTATATATCTAAAAGAAAATACCAAAGAGGTTGAACTAAAACAATTAGAAAAAAGTTTGGCCATGAGCGATTACGTCAAATCTACAGAATATGTCTCTAAAGAACAGGCTGCAGAGTTTATGAAAGCAGAAACAGGCGAAGATTTTATGGATTTTGTGGGATACAACCCGCTACAAAACTCTATCGACGTTCATCTAAAAGCAGATTACGTAACTTCTGAACACCTTGAAATGATTTCGCGTGAAGCGCTAAGTAAAAAGTTTGTTGAAGAAGTAAGCTACGATAACGATCTGGTTAACCTCATGAACGATAACGTTAAAAAAATAAGCTTTTGGGTACTCATTATAAGTGTTTTGTTTACGGTAATTGCTGTGCTTTTAATAAACAGTTCGTTAAGGTTATCTGTATACTCCAAACGCTTTACCATTAAAACCATGCAAATGGTTGGGGCGACAAAGCAGTTTATTCGCAGACCGTTTATTTGGAAAAGTATCCGTTTGGGGATTATAGGAGCGACCATAGCATTAATTGGTATGGCCATAGTTTTTTATTACCTAAACCAAACCTTTCCAGAATTGGAGTTAATGAATAACATTGTTCTTATTGGGCTACTTTTTGTTTTTGTTTTTGCATTAGGAATTTTAATCACTTGGCTAAGCACCCATTTTGCAACCCAACGATTTTTAAATTTAAGAACCGATGAACTTTACTATTAG
- a CDS encoding glycerate kinase → MKIVLAPDKFKNSLSSLEFCLAVSEGLKSMIPNLEIVKTPLADGGDGTIEVVNYYLNGNEVRVMVNNPFFQSVQAVYLFSKPTKTAFIEMAEASGLKLLSPEDYDCKNATSFGTGEMIADAIAKGSTKIILGIGGSATNDCGIGMASALGYRFLDSNTEEVKPVGTNLSKIEFIDVSKVHPGLHKVDFQVACDVTNPLYGDQGAAYIYAAQKGASWQDIRMLDKGLSDFSKIIEEVFHVNPQSVKGAGAAGGMGIASKVFLKGELKPGIELIKNLAQFDEKIRGADWIITGEGKLDSQTLSGKAIQGVLDSAKAQSIKVAAFCGAIDISNEELTNLGIDYADSVIEKVKSLNDAMENSYNYVKLMAEEFALSFLRKQESI, encoded by the coding sequence ATGAAAATCGTTTTGGCACCCGATAAGTTTAAAAATTCGCTTTCGAGTTTAGAGTTTTGCCTTGCAGTTTCCGAAGGACTAAAATCTATGATACCAAATTTAGAAATTGTTAAAACGCCACTTGCAGATGGAGGAGATGGAACTATTGAAGTTGTCAATTATTATCTCAATGGAAATGAGGTACGCGTTATGGTGAACAATCCTTTTTTTCAATCTGTACAGGCTGTATATTTGTTTTCAAAACCTACAAAAACAGCTTTTATTGAAATGGCTGAGGCTTCTGGGTTAAAGTTGTTAAGTCCCGAAGACTATGATTGTAAAAATGCAACTTCTTTTGGTACAGGAGAAATGATTGCAGATGCTATAGCAAAAGGTTCGACTAAAATCATTTTAGGAATTGGTGGTAGTGCAACTAACGATTGTGGTATTGGTATGGCTAGCGCTTTAGGATATCGGTTTTTAGACTCTAATACTGAGGAAGTAAAACCAGTAGGTACCAATCTGTCTAAAATAGAATTCATAGATGTTTCTAAGGTACATCCAGGATTACATAAAGTTGATTTTCAGGTGGCTTGCGATGTTACAAATCCGTTATATGGAGACCAGGGGGCAGCCTACATTTATGCTGCTCAAAAGGGAGCTTCTTGGCAAGATATTAGAATGCTGGATAAGGGGCTTTCAGATTTTTCTAAAATAATAGAAGAAGTCTTTCATGTAAATCCACAATCTGTAAAAGGAGCAGGAGCAGCAGGAGGAATGGGAATTGCTTCAAAGGTATTTTTAAAGGGCGAATTAAAACCCGGGATTGAATTGATAAAAAACTTGGCTCAGTTTGATGAAAAAATTAGGGGTGCCGATTGGATTATAACTGGTGAAGGAAAATTGGATTCTCAAACTTTATCTGGAAAAGCCATTCAAGGGGTTTTGGATTCCGCGAAAGCGCAAAGTATTAAAGTAGCGGCATTTTGTGGTGCTATTGATATTTCGAATGAAGAATTAACCAATTTGGGAATCGATTACGCAGATTCAGTTATCGAGAAGGTCAAATCTTTAAATGATGCTATGGAAAATAGTTATAACTACGTAAAGCTAATGGCAGAAGAATTTGCTCTGTCATTCCTGCGAAAGCAGGAATCTATTTAA
- the truB gene encoding tRNA pseudouridine(55) synthase TruB codes for MTAEDFQSGQVLLIDKPLEWTSFQVVNKLRWKIRKTFNVKKIKVGHAGTLDPLATGLLVICTGKKTKEINNYQSQIKEYTGTFTIGSTTLSFDLETEIDKQYSTKHITKDLILETTQQFIGNIEQFPPVFSAIKKDGKRLYEFARAGKDVEIKSRTINISEFEITKIEGLNLDFRVVCSKGTYIRSLAHDFGKSLNSGAHLSALRRTKIGNFCVNEAMTVDNFIESLDDQTP; via the coding sequence ATGACAGCTGAAGATTTTCAATCTGGACAGGTATTATTGATTGATAAACCGCTTGAATGGACTTCTTTTCAAGTAGTCAATAAACTACGCTGGAAAATTAGAAAGACCTTCAATGTCAAGAAGATTAAAGTTGGCCATGCTGGAACCCTAGACCCTCTAGCGACGGGACTTTTGGTTATTTGTACAGGAAAAAAAACCAAAGAAATAAATAATTATCAAAGTCAGATTAAAGAGTACACAGGAACTTTTACCATTGGAAGCACGACACTTTCTTTCGATTTGGAAACCGAAATAGACAAACAATATTCAACAAAGCATATAACAAAAGATTTAATTCTTGAAACCACACAGCAGTTTATTGGTAATATTGAACAATTCCCTCCTGTTTTCTCTGCAATAAAAAAGGATGGTAAACGGCTCTATGAATTTGCAAGAGCAGGAAAGGATGTTGAGATTAAATCGAGAACAATTAATATTTCGGAATTTGAAATTACTAAAATCGAAGGTCTTAATTTAGATTTTAGAGTAGTTTGTAGTAAGGGCACCTATATTCGTTCATTAGCCCATGATTTTGGAAAATCTTTGAATTCTGGAGCTCACTTATCGGCATTAAGGCGCACCAAGATTGGTAATTTCTGCGTTAATGAGGCTATGACTGTGGACAATTTCATTGAAAGCCTAGACGACCAAACCCCTTAA
- the ald gene encoding alanine dehydrogenase produces MNIGVPIEIKNNENRVGMTPSGVFELTKRNHNVFVQKNAGFNSGFFDEDYTSAGATILDTIEEVYDAADMIVKVKEPIEKEYALIKPHHTVFTYFHFASSEALTKAMIASKAVCIAYETVEVEDGSLPLLIPMSEVAGRMSIQQGAKYLEKPIQGRGILLGGVPGVPPAKVLILGAGVVGYQAAKMAAGLGAYVIIMDINMKALRYVSDSMPNNVISEFSSEYNIRKHIKDADLIIGGVLIKGAKAPKLITKDMLKDMRPGTVIVDVAVDQGGCFETTRPTTHEEPTYIIDDVVHYSVANMPGAVPYTSTMALTNVTLPYVIKLADQGWEKACENNKSLAKGLNVVKGKIVYKEIAEAFDLEFEMA; encoded by the coding sequence ATGAATATTGGTGTTCCTATTGAAATCAAAAATAACGAGAACCGTGTTGGGATGACGCCTTCGGGTGTTTTTGAATTGACAAAACGAAATCATAATGTTTTTGTGCAGAAGAATGCAGGTTTTAATAGTGGTTTTTTTGACGAGGATTACACAAGCGCTGGTGCTACCATACTTGATACTATCGAAGAGGTATACGATGCAGCCGATATGATTGTAAAGGTTAAAGAGCCTATAGAAAAAGAATATGCTTTAATAAAACCGCACCATACTGTATTTACCTATTTCCATTTTGCTTCTAGTGAGGCTTTAACTAAGGCTATGATTGCCAGTAAAGCAGTTTGTATAGCTTACGAAACTGTAGAGGTAGAAGATGGTTCGTTACCGTTGTTGATACCAATGTCTGAGGTAGCTGGAAGAATGTCTATCCAGCAGGGTGCAAAGTATTTAGAAAAACCAATACAAGGCCGTGGTATTCTACTTGGAGGCGTACCTGGTGTGCCGCCAGCTAAGGTCTTAATTTTAGGAGCAGGTGTTGTTGGATATCAAGCAGCTAAAATGGCTGCTGGTCTAGGGGCTTATGTCATTATTATGGATATAAATATGAAAGCCTTACGCTATGTAAGTGATTCTATGCCTAATAATGTTATTAGCGAATTTTCGAGTGAATATAATATTAGGAAACACATAAAGGATGCCGATTTAATCATTGGTGGTGTGCTGATAAAAGGAGCTAAAGCACCAAAATTAATTACAAAGGATATGCTTAAAGACATGCGTCCTGGTACAGTAATAGTCGATGTTGCTGTTGATCAAGGTGGTTGTTTTGAAACTACCAGACCAACAACCCACGAAGAACCAACTTATATTATTGATGATGTGGTACATTATTCTGTGGCCAATATGCCGGGAGCTGTGCCTTACACATCAACTATGGCATTAACGAATGTGACATTGCCCTATGTGATTAAACTGGCCGATCAAGGATGGGAAAAAGCTTGCGAAAACAATAAGTCTCTTGCTAAAGGCTTAAATGTTGTAAAAGGAAAAATTGTTTATAAAGAAATTGCCGAAGCCTTCGATTTAGAATTCGAAATGGCTTAG
- a CDS encoding undecaprenyl-diphosphate phosphatase, whose translation MDIIDSIILGIIQGLTEFLPVSSSGHLELGKAILGDNSIPEESLLFTVVLHFATALSTIVVFRKDVLDIIKGCLKFKWNEDLQFASKIAISMIPAAIIGFTYESQFAELFGGNIKLVGFMLIITALLLYLADKAKNTNKKVSFKNAFVIGVSQAIAMLPGISRSGATISTSVLLGNDKTKAARFSFLMVVPLIFGKIAKDILSGEISTESHNFTALTAGFIAAFISGLFACTWMIALVKKSKLSFFAIYCVVVGIIAIAVSFLN comes from the coding sequence ATGGATATTATTGACTCAATTATTTTAGGCATTATTCAAGGGCTTACTGAATTCTTACCTGTTTCCTCAAGTGGACATTTAGAGTTGGGAAAAGCAATTCTGGGAGACAACTCAATCCCAGAAGAGAGTTTGCTTTTTACAGTTGTGCTTCATTTTGCTACAGCTTTAAGCACCATAGTCGTGTTTAGAAAAGATGTTTTAGATATCATAAAAGGCTGCTTAAAATTTAAGTGGAATGAAGATTTACAGTTTGCTTCTAAAATTGCTATTTCCATGATTCCAGCTGCTATTATTGGTTTTACCTATGAATCTCAATTTGCTGAATTGTTTGGAGGCAACATTAAACTTGTGGGTTTCATGCTTATTATTACAGCTTTATTGCTTTATCTGGCCGATAAGGCAAAAAACACAAACAAGAAAGTGAGTTTTAAAAATGCTTTTGTAATTGGTGTTTCACAAGCCATAGCTATGCTACCTGGGATTTCCCGATCTGGAGCGACAATATCTACATCGGTATTATTGGGTAATGACAAGACCAAAGCAGCACGATTTTCATTTTTAATGGTAGTTCCTTTAATCTTTGGGAAAATTGCCAAAGACATCTTAAGCGGAGAAATCTCTACCGAGAGTCATAATTTCACCGCTCTAACGGCTGGGTTTATAGCAGCCTTTATTTCAGGACTTTTTGCATGTACCTGGATGATAGCTTTGGTTAAAAAGAGTAAACTTTCCTTTTTCGCCATTTACTGTGTTGTTGTGGGGATTATAGCAATTGCTGTTTCATTTTTAAATTAA
- a CDS encoding zinc metallopeptidase, producing MMTGYTGYYILIGAISLVSWLVSNQLKMKFKKYSKVQLRNGMSGAEIAQKMLSDHGIYDVEIISTPGRLTDHYNPKNKTVNLSEAVYSQRNAAAAAVAAHEVGHAVQHATAYEYLTMRSKLVPVVQITSSMSQWVVFGGIALMVSNAVGGMGYWIAIAGLIMMGFATLFSVVTLPVEYDASKRALAWLKNKNMVSQEEYKGSEDALKWAARTYLVAAIGAIASLLYWALQVVAARD from the coding sequence ATGATGACAGGATACACAGGGTATTATATCCTTATAGGGGCCATTTCTTTAGTAAGTTGGTTGGTGAGTAACCAATTGAAAATGAAGTTCAAGAAGTATTCAAAAGTTCAATTGCGTAATGGTATGAGTGGCGCGGAAATAGCTCAAAAAATGCTTTCTGACCACGGTATTTATGATGTTGAGATTATTTCAACACCTGGTAGGTTAACAGATCACTATAATCCCAAGAATAAAACAGTAAATTTAAGTGAAGCTGTTTACAGTCAGCGTAATGCGGCCGCAGCAGCAGTTGCTGCACACGAAGTTGGGCATGCAGTACAACACGCCACAGCGTATGAGTATTTAACTATGCGCTCTAAATTGGTGCCAGTAGTGCAAATCACATCTAGTATGTCCCAATGGGTAGTTTTTGGTGGTATCGCATTAATGGTGTCTAATGCTGTTGGTGGAATGGGCTATTGGATAGCTATTGCTGGCCTAATTATGATGGGGTTTGCTACACTTTTTAGTGTCGTTACTTTACCTGTAGAATACGATGCCAGTAAAAGAGCTTTGGCGTGGTTAAAAAATAAGAATATGGTATCTCAAGAGGAATATAAAGGTTCTGAAGACGCTCTTAAATGGGCTGCACGCACCTATTTGGTTGCGGCGATTGGTGCTATAGCGTCTTTATTATATTGGGCACTTCAGGTGGTTGCTGCAAGAGATTAA